The genomic region GGCTGGTGAAGAGCATGAGGGGGGCATATGGCGGGTACATTTTATCAAGGCCACCTGAAGAAATAACTGCCGGAGATGTGATTCGCGTGCTGGAAGGCCCTATTTCTCCGGTGGAATTTATTGACGAAGAAGAACCTGCCAAAAGGGAGCTGTGGATCAGAATCCGCGACAGCATTACAGAAGTATTGGATTCGACTACTCTGGCCGATTTGGCATCCCATGGTGATAAGGGAGATAATTATATGTTTTACATTTAATCTAGGATCTAGTGAAAAGTGGTGAACACATATGCAGCAGATATACTTGGACCATGCCGCAACAACGCCCGTTCATCCATTGGTATATGAAGCGATGGAGCCTTTTTTTAAGAAGATATACGGAAATCCATCCAGCATTCATGGGTTCGGAAGAACAGTTCGCCTCCATATCGATGAGGCCAGGGAAAAGATTGCCCGTTCCATTCACGCTGAACCCGGACAAATTGTGTTTACCAGCGGTGGAACGGAAGCGGATAATATGGCCATTATTGGTGTAGCTTTGGCTAACCGGCAAAAAGGCAATCATATTATTACATCACAGATTGAACATCATGCCGTTCTTCATGCCTGCGAATATTTAGAAAAAATGGGATTTGAAGTAACTTATCTTCCAGTAGACTTATCAGGAAAGGTAAACTTGAAAGATGTGGCAAAGGCCATCAAAGATCAAACGATCTTAATTAGTATCATGTATGGAAACAATGAGGTGGGGACTCTACAGCCCGTTTCAGAGATTGGTCATTTGGCTCGGGAAAAGGGGATTTATGTTCATAGTGATGCCGTACAAGCCTTCGGCACGATTCCCATTGATGTAAGCACATTACCGGTTGATCTATTATCCTTCTCTGCCCACAAAATGAACGGCCCAAAAGGAATCGGTGCTTTATATATTTCCAAAAAAGTTCTTATCTTACCCCATATCTTGGGTGGTTCCCAGGAGAAAAAACGAAGGGCCGGAACGGAAAATGTTCCTGGTATTATCGGGTTTTCCAAGGCTGTAGAAATTGCCATGGGAACCATGGAAGAAAAACGGGAGAAATATATCCGGTTCCGCAAGATCATGACAGATACATTTAGTAAAGAAGAAATCGTTTATCATGTAAACGGACATTCAGAAGAGTATCTTCCTCATATTTTAAATGTCAGTTTTCCGGGAACCAAAACAGAAACCTTGTTGATGGCACTGGATATGGAAGGAATTGCTGCCGCCAGCGGATCTGCCTGCTCATCCGGTTCCTTGGAGGTTTCCCATGTACTGCGTTCCATGTGTTTAAAGGAAGAATTGACCCAATCAGCCGTCCGTTTTAGCTTTGGATATGGCTTGACAGAAGAAGATATACAGCTTGCTGCTAAAAAAACTGCCCAGATAGTAAAGAGATTAATCATGAAAAAAGGAAAAACTCCTAAATAATACCATGGTTTATCACGTATATGTTATAATAAGTTTGGATAAATGGTAGCGGAGGACGGAGGAAATGAATGAAAGTGTCAAGGGCCAAATAATCCATGAAATATTTCACAATGAGGAGAATTGGTACACCATTACTAAAGTTAAGGTTCTAGAAACCTCCACTCCCATTGAGGATAAAGAAATTGTTGTTGTTGGCACTTTTCCTTCTGTCTATCCCGAAGATGTTTTTATCTTTACCGGTTATTGGAAGGATCATCCCAGGTTTGGCCGGCAATTTCATGCGGAAAGCTATGAGAAGGATTGGCCAAAAACCAGGGAAGGAATCATCAAGTATTTATCCAGCGATTTATTTCATGGGGTAGGGAAAAAGACGGCGGAAAAAATCGTTGACCACTTGGGGGAAAATGCTTTAACCGTCATCGCAGAAAATCCCGATTCACTTCATGAGATTCCCGGCATGCATCCTTCCCGTGCCAATGAGATATATCAGGTGATTATTGAGCATAAGGCCCTGGAACAGGCGATGGTTTTTCTTTATCGCTTTGGTATTGGTCCCAATCTGGCAGTCCGGATATATCAAGTATATTTGCAGGATACGTTGAGGATTCTTCAGGAGAATCCCTATCAGCTGATTGAAGACGTTCAAGGGATTGGCTTTAAAAGGGCCGATGAAATTGGACGGGGAGTAGGTATAGGAGCAGATTCTCCGCAAAGGTTAAAGGCAGCTATTTACCATTTGCTCAGTGAAGCCGCCCATGGTAGCGGTCATGTTTATCTTCCTCAAGATGTTTTGATTGAAAAATCCATTCAGCTTCTTTATGAAATTAATAATAGCTATCTTTTTGAGACATCACAGGTGGAAACTGGTCTGCTTCAATTAATTGAAGAGGGTAAAGTGGTCTTGGATGAAGAGAGGTGTTACCTACCTTCCCTTTATTATGCCGAGGTTGGTTTTGCCAGAAAGGTGTTGGATTTGTTACAAACGAAATTGGAGAGCAACCTATCAATGGCTGAGTTTTTCCAGGGTTTAGGAGAAGTGGAGGAACAGTTGGGAATCGAATTTGCTCCTACTCAAAGGGAAGCCATTGAAAAGGCAATGACCACACCGTTTATGATCTTAACCGGAGGTCCCGGTACGGGAAAAACAACGGTGATCAAAGGAATATGTCATTTGTTTTCCATTATACAGCAAATTTCCATCAACCCGGAGGACTACAGGGATCCTGAAGGAGATCCTTTCCCAATTTTGCTGGTGGCACCTACGGGAAGAGCTGCAAAACGGATGTCTGAAGCAACAGGACTTCCTGCGATGACCATCCACCGTCTTTTAGGGTGGAAAGGGGATTTTTTTGAGCGGGACGGGGATCACCCCATTGATGGAAAACTGTTAATTGTGGACGAGTCTTCCATGATGGATATGTGGTTGGCCAATCAATTATTTCGAAGTATTCCGGAGGGGATGCGGGTCATATTAGTGGGGGATGCAGACCAGCTTCCTTCCGTAGGCCCGGGGAATGTGTTGCACGACTTGATTCGTTCAGGACAGGTTCCCGTCATCCAATTAACGGATATTTATCGTCAGGCTGAAGGTTCATCCATCATTGAACTTGCCCATTACATTGGAAAAGGAGAAATTCCTCCTGATTTGGAATATCCAAAGAAAGACCGTCGTTTTTTTTCATGTACTCCATCAGAGACCGTTGAGTTAATTAAGCGGGTTTGCCAGGGAGCCATTGAGAAGGGATATGCTGTCCGAGATATTCAAGTTTTAGCTCCTATGTACAAGGGAAAAGCCGGTATTAATGAATTAAATAAAGAATTGCAGGAATTATTTAATCCCCATTCTGGGAAAAAGAGGGAAATCACATATGGAGAGACGACTTTTCGGGTGGGAGACAAAGTATTGCAATTATCCAACAATCCCGACCAGCATGTGTTTAACGGTGATATTGGAGAAGTGATGGCCGTTATTACTCCTGAGGAATCCAATGAAAAGGAACCGATGCTTGTTGTTCATTTTGACGGATTGGAAGTTATTTATGGCAGAAGTCAGCTTCATCAACTAACGTTAGCCTATTGTTGTTCGATACATAAGTCCCAGGGAAGTGAATTCCCCATCGTCGTGATTCCCGTTCTGTTAAGTTATTATCGGATGTTGAGAAGAAAATTGATTTATACAGCTGTCACCCGTGGAAAAACATATCTTATCCTGTGTGGACA from Microaerobacter geothermalis harbors:
- the recD2 gene encoding SF1B family DNA helicase RecD2, giving the protein MNESVKGQIIHEIFHNEENWYTITKVKVLETSTPIEDKEIVVVGTFPSVYPEDVFIFTGYWKDHPRFGRQFHAESYEKDWPKTREGIIKYLSSDLFHGVGKKTAEKIVDHLGENALTVIAENPDSLHEIPGMHPSRANEIYQVIIEHKALEQAMVFLYRFGIGPNLAVRIYQVYLQDTLRILQENPYQLIEDVQGIGFKRADEIGRGVGIGADSPQRLKAAIYHLLSEAAHGSGHVYLPQDVLIEKSIQLLYEINNSYLFETSQVETGLLQLIEEGKVVLDEERCYLPSLYYAEVGFARKVLDLLQTKLESNLSMAEFFQGLGEVEEQLGIEFAPTQREAIEKAMTTPFMILTGGPGTGKTTVIKGICHLFSIIQQISINPEDYRDPEGDPFPILLVAPTGRAAKRMSEATGLPAMTIHRLLGWKGDFFERDGDHPIDGKLLIVDESSMMDMWLANQLFRSIPEGMRVILVGDADQLPSVGPGNVLHDLIRSGQVPVIQLTDIYRQAEGSSIIELAHYIGKGEIPPDLEYPKKDRRFFSCTPSETVELIKRVCQGAIEKGYAVRDIQVLAPMYKGKAGINELNKELQELFNPHSGKKREITYGETTFRVGDKVLQLSNNPDQHVFNGDIGEVMAVITPEESNEKEPMLVVHFDGLEVIYGRSQLHQLTLAYCCSIHKSQGSEFPIVVIPVLLSYYRMLRRKLIYTAVTRGKTYLILCGQREALEKAVKESGEELRYSFLIQRLHQMPD
- a CDS encoding cysteine desulfurase family protein, which produces MQQIYLDHAATTPVHPLVYEAMEPFFKKIYGNPSSIHGFGRTVRLHIDEAREKIARSIHAEPGQIVFTSGGTEADNMAIIGVALANRQKGNHIITSQIEHHAVLHACEYLEKMGFEVTYLPVDLSGKVNLKDVAKAIKDQTILISIMYGNNEVGTLQPVSEIGHLAREKGIYVHSDAVQAFGTIPIDVSTLPVDLLSFSAHKMNGPKGIGALYISKKVLILPHILGGSQEKKRRAGTENVPGIIGFSKAVEIAMGTMEEKREKYIRFRKIMTDTFSKEEIVYHVNGHSEEYLPHILNVSFPGTKTETLLMALDMEGIAAASGSACSSGSLEVSHVLRSMCLKEELTQSAVRFSFGYGLTEEDIQLAAKKTAQIVKRLIMKKGKTPK
- the cymR gene encoding cysteine metabolism transcriptional regulator CymR, with the protein product MKVSTKGRYGLTLMIDLASHFGEGPISLKSIAQRNDLSEHYLEQLIAPLRNAGLVKSMRGAYGGYILSRPPEEITAGDVIRVLEGPISPVEFIDEEEPAKRELWIRIRDSITEVLDSTTLADLASHGDKGDNYMFYI